A single genomic interval of bacterium harbors:
- a CDS encoding CoB--CoM heterodisulfide reductase iron-sulfur subunit B family protein, producing MTGKKYALFLGCTTPTRVPQYELSARWVARNLGIELVDLPDMACCGSNQINLSLEAGLLMAAMNLALAESHELDMITLCSGCTGALTEAREALKDERVRDRINGKLSAIGLAYQGKYTVRHFSRVLSEDIGPDRLKEKVTRNLSKLKTAPHYGCHYLRPKAVYNGFDEPENPRTLHQLIAATGASLIDYETLLLCCGGKTFPNSPDVAFSLAGLKLENLKDKGVDFITLHCNTCYVMYGLNQTNIAKKLGQPPYNLPALLYPQLLGLALGADPIADLGLHLNVPLPARLLESF from the coding sequence ATGACGGGGAAAAAATATGCTCTGTTTTTAGGCTGCACCACGCCCACCAGGGTGCCGCAGTATGAGCTTTCGGCGCGGTGGGTGGCCAGGAATCTGGGCATCGAGCTGGTTGACCTTCCGGATATGGCCTGCTGCGGCTCCAATCAGATCAACCTGAGCCTTGAAGCAGGGCTTTTAATGGCAGCCATGAACCTGGCCCTGGCTGAAAGCCATGAGCTTGACATGATAACCCTGTGCAGCGGCTGTACCGGGGCATTGACCGAAGCCAGGGAAGCATTGAAGGATGAAAGAGTCCGGGACCGCATCAACGGGAAACTTTCAGCCATTGGCCTCGCCTACCAGGGAAAGTACACGGTCAGGCACTTCTCGCGGGTCCTCTCCGAGGATATCGGCCCGGACCGGCTGAAAGAGAAAGTGACCAGAAATCTGTCGAAGCTGAAAACCGCCCCCCATTACGGCTGTCACTACCTGAGACCAAAAGCTGTCTACAACGGATTTGACGAGCCGGAAAATCCCAGGACTCTCCATCAGCTCATCGCTGCCACCGGAGCCTCACTCATCGACTATGAGACCCTGCTCCTGTGCTGCGGCGGAAAAACCTTTCCGAACTCTCCGGATGTTGCCTTTTCCCTGGCTGGATTGAAACTTGAAAACCTCAAAGACAAGGGAGTGGACTTTATCACCCTGCACTGCAATACCTGCTACGTTATGTATGGCCTGAATCAGACCAATATTGCCAAAAAACTCGGCCAGCCGCCATACAACCTCCCTGCCCTCCTCTATCCTCAACTCCTTGGCCTGGCCCTGGGCGCAGATCCAATCGCCGACCTTGGTCTTCACCTGAATGTCCCTCTCCCCGCCAGGCTGCTTGAAAGCTTTTAG
- a CDS encoding 4Fe-4S dicluster domain-containing protein codes for MPPEPLQESILVSRLDRNFRFEVAASHPIAQDLNACFTCGTCSAGCPIHRVYPEYDPLKMLRMIHLGMREELFSSGYIWYCATCHTCGQRCPQGVQFFDILNLIKNMAAREGYAPPAWINQTRQVGQTGLVFPTEEAWVKRREELSLPPLRNNGDRLSRLLTAAGCAPIIEPEIEPKGNRP; via the coding sequence ATGCCGCCAGAACCGTTGCAGGAATCAATCCTGGTATCACGGCTTGACCGGAATTTCAGGTTTGAAGTGGCTGCCAGCCACCCCATCGCCCAGGACCTGAATGCCTGCTTCACCTGCGGAACCTGTTCGGCAGGCTGCCCGATTCACCGGGTGTATCCTGAGTATGACCCGCTTAAGATGCTCAGGATGATTCACCTTGGGATGCGGGAGGAACTTTTCAGCAGCGGATATATCTGGTATTGTGCCACCTGCCATACCTGCGGGCAGCGATGCCCGCAGGGGGTGCAATTTTTTGATATCCTGAATCTGATAAAAAATATGGCTGCCAGGGAAGGATATGCCCCTCCTGCCTGGATCAACCAGACCAGACAGGTTGGGCAAACCGGGCTGGTCTTTCCAACCGAAGAGGCATGGGTAAAAAGGAGGGAAGAGCTTTCTCTCCCGCCGCTCAGGAACAATGGGGACAGGCTGTCCAGGCTGCTGACAGCCGCAGGTTGTGCACCGATAATCGAACCTGAAATCGAACCGAAGGGAAACCGGCCATGA
- a CDS encoding hydrogenase iron-sulfur subunit codes for MEPSMESQPKGKTGSVMVVGAGIAGIQASLDLAESGYFVYLAERSAAIGGTMPMLDKTFPTHDCSLCILSPKLVECGRHPNIKIYTGAQVTDIQGEPGNFQLTLHCQPCFVDPATCRNCGQCAEVCPGHVPNEFNQGLDFRPAIYKLYPQALPDSYAIDRENCKMCRACEKVCPAGAIDLDRKEEIVTVSAGAVILAPGFELIDPRGLLSYGYGRFPNVLTGLEFERILSAGGPFHGDLVRPFDRQKPARIAWIQCAGSRNTSEGRGYCSSVCCRFAIKEAVLTREHSQADIDTVIFFMDIRAYTKGLEKYYTSARDLHGVRFVRSRISEVIEIQDGRRNLLIRFADPAENSLKAEEFDLVVLAVGFRPPVRAAELYQKLGIDLNRYGFGEPAPPSGVETVRPGIFVAGAFAGPKCISETVTQAMASAGAAGSWLAPARGSLVRGKIFPPEKSRDAEKPRIGVFVCHCGTNISQAVRVAEVVEAASRIPRVVYAAEYPHVCSQDSQAGIREAVKEHGLNRLVIAACSPATHWPLFQETAREAGLNKYLCEMANIRNQCAWVHKDLPEKATEKATEMVRMKVAKLILQEPIRQTSVGLTRAALVIGGGISGMTCALNLAGESGFEVHLVEKSKALGGMARKVRQGFNGENIPALVDDLVARVGAQPLIRTYLSTGPVESCGGVGNCITTLDNGQKIRHGVIILATGGREYQPAEYRYGESDRIMTYLELDKALAEEDERLKKSRSIVLINCVGSREPERPYCSRVCCNTSVRLALALKGRYPDMDIFILYRDMRTYGFLEDKYRQARMMGVTFVRYEAEQKPVVEKTGQGGSRVIVIDHVLRRPLVIEPDIVGLAAAVLPGEDTLKLSRIFKVPLDEYGFFLEAHLKLRPVDFAAKGVFLAGVAHGPKNVEENLIQAKAAAGRAACILSKNVLESQGVVARVNPDRCVACLTCMRLCLFNAPKVKNSVTEIDPSICQGCGTCVDECPNQAISLQGYNDHIYLAMTGCLPAGVQITDGKFEPKIVAFCCTYCAYAAADLAGTMRLQYPPNIRIIEVPCSGDAGEQVLIQAFEHGADGVFVAGCLEGSCHFLQGNCHARKRVEAVKKILDEIGLGSERLEMYNLSSSMGQRFVQIAHEMTERIRQLGPNPFSRAG; via the coding sequence ATGGAGCCAAGTATGGAGTCTCAGCCGAAGGGGAAAACCGGGTCGGTTATGGTAGTGGGGGCAGGGATTGCCGGTATTCAGGCCTCGCTTGACCTGGCAGAGTCGGGCTATTTCGTTTACCTGGCGGAGCGATCTGCGGCCATCGGCGGCACCATGCCGATGCTGGACAAAACCTTTCCCACGCATGACTGCTCTTTGTGCATCCTTTCACCGAAACTGGTCGAGTGCGGCCGTCATCCGAACATCAAAATCTATACCGGCGCACAAGTGACCGATATCCAGGGTGAGCCGGGAAATTTTCAGCTCACCCTGCACTGTCAGCCCTGCTTCGTCGATCCGGCCACGTGCAGAAACTGCGGGCAATGTGCCGAGGTCTGCCCCGGCCATGTGCCCAATGAGTTCAACCAGGGGCTTGATTTCCGGCCTGCCATTTACAAGCTTTACCCCCAGGCACTTCCCGATTCCTATGCCATTGACCGGGAGAACTGCAAAATGTGCAGGGCCTGTGAGAAGGTCTGTCCAGCCGGGGCAATCGATCTTGACCGAAAGGAGGAGATCGTTACCGTGTCTGCCGGTGCGGTTATCCTTGCTCCCGGCTTTGAGCTGATCGATCCACGGGGGCTGCTCTCCTATGGCTACGGGAGATTTCCCAATGTGCTCACCGGCCTTGAATTCGAGCGGATTCTGAGCGCCGGAGGCCCATTCCATGGTGATCTGGTCAGGCCGTTCGATCGCCAAAAGCCCGCCAGAATAGCCTGGATCCAATGCGCAGGATCGCGCAATACTTCTGAGGGCCGGGGATACTGCTCTTCGGTCTGCTGCCGGTTTGCCATCAAAGAGGCGGTCCTGACCAGAGAGCACAGCCAGGCTGACATCGACACGGTCATATTTTTCATGGATATCCGGGCATATACCAAAGGGCTGGAGAAATATTATACGAGTGCCAGAGATCTCCACGGCGTGCGGTTCGTACGGTCGCGCATTTCCGAGGTGATCGAAATTCAGGACGGGCGAAGAAATCTGCTGATCCGCTTCGCTGACCCGGCAGAAAACAGCCTCAAGGCTGAAGAATTTGACCTTGTTGTTCTCGCTGTCGGTTTCAGGCCGCCGGTCAGAGCTGCGGAGCTTTATCAAAAGCTTGGGATCGACCTCAACCGCTACGGCTTTGGCGAGCCTGCACCGCCCTCCGGCGTGGAGACTGTGCGTCCGGGGATCTTTGTGGCCGGTGCCTTTGCCGGACCAAAATGCATTTCCGAAACCGTAACCCAGGCCATGGCCAGTGCCGGTGCTGCCGGAAGCTGGCTGGCCCCGGCCCGGGGAAGTCTGGTCAGGGGGAAAATATTTCCTCCGGAAAAGAGCAGGGATGCCGAGAAGCCCCGCATCGGCGTTTTCGTCTGCCATTGCGGCACCAATATCAGCCAGGCGGTCCGGGTAGCGGAAGTGGTCGAAGCAGCCAGCCGGATTCCCCGGGTGGTTTATGCGGCGGAGTATCCCCACGTCTGCTCGCAGGACAGTCAGGCAGGCATCAGGGAAGCGGTAAAAGAACACGGCCTGAACCGCCTGGTGATTGCCGCCTGCAGCCCGGCCACCCACTGGCCGCTGTTTCAGGAGACTGCCCGGGAAGCCGGCCTGAACAAGTACCTGTGCGAAATGGCCAATATCCGCAATCAGTGTGCCTGGGTGCATAAAGATCTGCCGGAAAAGGCTACGGAGAAGGCCACGGAGATGGTCAGAATGAAGGTGGCCAAACTCATCCTGCAGGAGCCCATCCGGCAGACATCGGTCGGCCTGACCAGGGCAGCCCTGGTTATCGGCGGCGGCATATCGGGCATGACCTGCGCCCTGAACCTGGCCGGAGAATCTGGCTTCGAAGTCCATCTGGTGGAAAAGTCAAAGGCCCTGGGGGGCATGGCCCGAAAGGTCCGCCAGGGATTTAACGGCGAGAATATCCCCGCCCTGGTTGACGATCTGGTTGCCAGGGTCGGCGCTCAACCGCTCATCAGGACCTATCTTTCCACCGGGCCCGTGGAAAGCTGCGGCGGGGTGGGCAACTGCATCACCACCCTGGATAATGGCCAGAAGATCAGGCATGGTGTAATCATCCTGGCTACCGGAGGCCGGGAATACCAGCCTGCAGAATACCGGTATGGCGAAAGTGACCGGATCATGACCTATCTTGAGCTGGACAAAGCCCTGGCTGAAGAAGATGAGCGGCTGAAAAAAAGCCGGAGCATCGTCCTGATTAACTGCGTCGGCTCGCGGGAGCCTGAGCGGCCCTATTGCAGCCGGGTATGCTGCAATACATCGGTCAGGCTGGCTCTGGCGCTCAAGGGCAGGTACCCTGACATGGATATTTTCATACTCTACCGCGACATGCGCACCTATGGCTTCCTGGAGGATAAATACCGGCAGGCGCGCATGATGGGTGTCACCTTCGTCCGCTATGAAGCTGAGCAAAAACCCGTGGTTGAAAAAACCGGGCAGGGGGGCTCGAGGGTTATTGTCATTGATCATGTTCTGAGGCGGCCCCTGGTTATCGAACCGGATATTGTCGGTCTGGCTGCGGCTGTTCTGCCCGGCGAGGATACCCTGAAGCTCAGCCGGATTTTCAAGGTTCCTCTCGACGAATATGGATTTTTCCTCGAGGCGCACCTGAAGCTTCGTCCGGTGGATTTTGCAGCCAAAGGCGTTTTTCTGGCCGGTGTCGCTCATGGGCCGAAAAACGTAGAGGAAAACCTGATCCAGGCCAAAGCGGCCGCGGGACGGGCAGCCTGCATCCTGAGCAAAAACGTCCTTGAGTCTCAGGGCGTGGTAGCCAGAGTCAACCCGGACCGGTGCGTGGCCTGCCTTACCTGCATGCGGCTCTGCCTGTTCAATGCTCCGAAGGTAAAAAATTCGGTGACTGAAATCGATCCCTCGATCTGCCAGGGCTGCGGCACCTGCGTGGATGAATGCCCCAACCAGGCCATCAGCCTGCAAGGGTATAATGACCATATCTACCTGGCCATGACCGGATGCCTGCCAGCCGGCGTGCAAATTACGGATGGAAAATTCGAACCGAAAATCGTGGCCTTCTGCTGCACCTATTGTGCTTACGCTGCCGCTGACCTGGCAGGTACGATGAGGCTTCAGTATCCTCCCAATATCAGGATCATCGAAGTACCCTGCTCGGGAGACGCCGGTGAGCAGGTGCTCATCCAGGCTTTCGAGCATGGTGCCGACGGCGTGTTTGTGGCCGGATGTCTGGAAGGAAGCTGCCACTTTCTCCAGGGAAACTGCCATGCCAGAAAACGGGTCGAGGCAGTGAAAAAAATACTCGATGAGATCGGCCTGGGCAGCGAGCGATTGGAGATGTATAACCTGTCTTCATCCATGGGCCAGCGGTTCGTCCAGATCGCTCATGAGATGACTGAGCGCATCCGCCAGCTTGGACCAAATCCTTTCAGCCGGGCCGGATAA